A part of Vulpes lagopus strain Blue_001 chromosome 4, ASM1834538v1, whole genome shotgun sequence genomic DNA contains:
- the LOC121488764 gene encoding olfactory receptor 10AC1-like, translating to MDGPGNASMPRGFLLQGFSEFPHLRPVLFLLLLAVHLATVGGNLLILVAVASVPSRPPMLLFLCQLSAIELCYTLVVVPRSLADLAAPGPPGGSPISFLGCALQMQMFVALGGAECFLLATMAYDRYVAVCHPLRYSAVVTPGLCARLALACCLGGLAVSVGLAGAVFHLPFCGSRLLVHFFCDITALLELACTRSYADELPLLGACLLLLLLPSLLILASYGAIAAALRRLHCPRGRRKAASTCASHLAVTCLHYGCATFMYARPKASYSPRRDRTLALVYTNVTPLLYPLIYSLRNREVTAAIRRVLGRGRQAQGLREP from the coding sequence ATGGACGGTCCGGGCAACGCCAGCATGCCCCGAGGCTTCCTCCTTCAGGGCTTCTCTGAGTTCCCACACCTGCGGCCCGTGCTCTTCTTGCTGCTGCTGGCCGTGCACCTGGCCACCGTGGGCGGGAACCTGCTCATCCTGGTGGCCGTGGCCTCGGTGCCCAGCCGGCCGCCCATGCTGCTCTTCCTGTGCCAGCTGTCAGCCATCGAGCTCTGCTACACGCTGGTGGTGGTGCCCCGCTCCCTGGCCGACCTGGCGGCGCCCGGGCCCCCCGGGGGCAGCCCCATCTCCTTCCTGGGCTGCGCGCTGCAGATGCAGATGTTCGTGGCGCTGGGTGGGGCCGAGTGCTTCCTGCTGGCCACCATGGCCTACGACCGCTACGTGGCCGTCTGCCACCCGCTGCGCTACTCGGCGGTGGTCACCCCGGGGCTGTGCGCGCGGCTGGCCCTGGCCTGCTGCCTCGGGGGCCTGGCGGTGTCCGTGGGGCTCGCGGGGGCCGTCTTCCACCTGCCCTTCTGCGGCTCCCGCCTGCTGGTGCACTTCTTCTGCGACATCACGGCGCTGCTGGAGCTGGCCTGCACGCGGAGCTACGCGGACGAGCTGCCCCTGCTGGGCgcctgcctgctgctgctgctgctgccctcgCTGCTCATCCTGGCCTCCTACGGGGCCATCGCCGCCGCCCTGCGCCGCCTGCACTGCCCCCGCGGCCGGCGCAAGGCCGCCTCCACCTGCGCCTCGCACCTGGCCGTCACCTGCCTGCACTACGGCTGCGCCACCTTCATGTACGCGCGCCCCAAGGCCAGCTACTCCCCGCGGCGGGACCGCACGCTGGCGCTGGTCTACACCAACGTCACCCCGCTGCTGTACCCGCTCATCTACAGCCTGCGCAATCGCGAGGTCACCGCGGCCATCCGCAgggtgctggggcgggggcggcaggCGCAAGGTCTGCGTGAGCCCTGA